In Holophagales bacterium, one DNA window encodes the following:
- a CDS encoding carboxymuconolactone decarboxylase family protein, protein MSDYYKPEHLAQFGTIGEGSRELAAKFFDYYGKVFAEGALTAREKSLIALAVAHAVQCPYCIDAYTHDAQQKGCDLEQLTEAVHVAVAIRGGASLVHGMQMLEHAKKAGM, encoded by the coding sequence GTGTCCGACTACTACAAACCCGAGCATCTCGCGCAATTCGGCACGATCGGCGAGGGCAGCCGCGAGCTCGCCGCCAAGTTCTTCGACTATTACGGCAAGGTCTTCGCGGAGGGGGCGCTCACCGCGCGCGAGAAGTCCCTCATCGCCCTCGCCGTCGCCCACGCGGTGCAATGCCCCTACTGCATCGACGCCTACACCCACGACGCGCAGCAGAAGGGCTGCGATCTCGAGCAGCTGACCGAGGCGGTGCACGTCGCCGTGGCGATCCGCGGCGGCGCCTCGCTGGTGCACGGGATGCAGATGCTCGAGCACGCCAAGAAGGCAGGGATGTGA
- a CDS encoding DNA-3-methyladenine glycosylase I — protein sequence MSGYCDVAPGHPLHGPYHDHEYGFPLADETALFERLVLEIMQAGLNWELVLRKREGMRAALAGFAVDALAELDERVVAALLADERIVRNRLKVGAIVANARTVRALRASHGGFASWLAAQQPLGRAEWVRLFKRTFRFTGGEITGEFLQSIGYLPGAHRESCPVFGRIAALAPPWMRGAMP from the coding sequence GTGAGCGGTTACTGCGACGTCGCGCCGGGACATCCGCTGCACGGTCCCTATCACGACCACGAGTACGGTTTCCCGCTCGCGGACGAGACCGCGCTGTTCGAGCGGCTGGTTCTCGAGATCATGCAGGCGGGGCTCAACTGGGAGCTGGTGCTGCGCAAGCGCGAGGGGATGCGGGCGGCGCTCGCCGGGTTCGCGGTCGACGCGCTCGCCGAGCTCGACGAGCGCGTCGTCGCGGCGCTGCTCGCCGACGAGCGGATCGTGCGCAACCGGCTGAAGGTCGGAGCGATCGTCGCCAACGCGCGAACGGTGCGGGCGCTGCGCGCGAGCCACGGCGGCTTCGCCTCCTGGCTCGCCGCGCAGCAACCGCTCGGGCGGGCCGAGTGGGTGCGCCTCTTCAAGCGCACCTTCCGCTTCACCGGCGGCGAGATCACCGGCGAATTCCTGCAATCGATCGGCTACCTGCCGGGCGCGCACCGCGAGAGCTGCCCGGTCTTCGGGCGGATCGCCGCCCTCGCGCCGCCGTGGATGCGCGGGGCGATGCCGTGA
- a CDS encoding protein kinase — MAIPAKVGRYRITGELGRGAMGAVYRAHDPQLDRPVAIKMISASATGGSLRADESEARFLREARVAARLAHPNIVAVFDAGREGNDLYLVMELVEGESLAARLAGGRYPSAAETFEIVAQAAEALAVAHAAGVVHRDIKPANLLIGRDGRVKVSDFGVAKAVGEATELTRTGTLVGSPAYMAPEQIKGHELDGRADLFSLGVVLYELLLRRKPFPADTVTTLVYQILHEDPLADPALSTSLPPDQAALLRLCLAKEVGARVADGRVLAARCRALAAVPAPDESPTRVLPAFVAPPPPPLPAPPPLPPAVSPPATSPALASASLPASAPRRGWLWVVGAVAVAVGIGLAALVLRSPSVPPAPGTTSPVVTPLPVAAETLPAPVGTPFGLPESTATPTATPEPTLELKLPTFAPRPTEAPTAAPPPEVATPEPSPVEPPPEVATPGPPIAEVYRCQIAAEFHIDPEEARVSIDGRDIGTSDDWDDTGGGKQWRFDTTGRHLASLSLAGYQTVWIELATDLGAEDEVCNVDLELKKVKRR, encoded by the coding sequence ATGGCCATTCCCGCGAAGGTCGGGCGCTACCGCATCACCGGCGAGCTCGGGCGCGGCGCGATGGGGGCGGTCTACCGCGCCCACGATCCGCAGCTCGATCGGCCGGTGGCGATCAAGATGATCTCCGCCTCGGCGACCGGCGGCTCGCTGCGTGCCGACGAATCGGAGGCGAGGTTCCTGCGCGAAGCGCGAGTGGCGGCGCGGCTCGCGCACCCGAACATCGTCGCCGTCTTCGACGCGGGTCGCGAAGGTAACGACCTCTACCTGGTCATGGAGCTCGTCGAGGGGGAATCGCTCGCCGCGCGGCTGGCGGGCGGGCGCTATCCGTCGGCGGCCGAGACGTTCGAGATCGTGGCGCAGGCAGCCGAGGCGCTCGCGGTAGCGCACGCGGCCGGCGTCGTCCATCGCGACATCAAGCCCGCGAACCTCTTGATCGGTCGGGACGGGCGGGTGAAGGTGAGCGACTTCGGCGTCGCCAAGGCGGTCGGCGAAGCGACCGAGCTGACGCGCACCGGGACCCTCGTCGGCAGTCCGGCGTACATGGCGCCCGAGCAGATCAAGGGGCACGAGCTCGACGGTCGTGCCGACCTCTTCTCGCTCGGTGTCGTGCTCTACGAGCTGCTGTTGCGGCGCAAGCCCTTCCCGGCCGACACGGTGACGACGCTCGTCTACCAGATCCTGCACGAGGATCCGCTCGCCGACCCCGCGCTTTCGACCAGCCTTCCGCCCGACCAGGCCGCCCTGCTGCGCCTCTGTCTCGCCAAGGAGGTCGGAGCGCGCGTCGCCGACGGCCGGGTGCTGGCGGCGCGCTGTCGGGCGCTGGCGGCGGTGCCCGCGCCGGACGAGTCGCCGACCCGCGTCCTGCCGGCGTTCGTCGCGCCCCCGCCGCCCCCCCTGCCCGCCCCGCCTCCGTTGCCGCCGGCGGTGTCGCCGCCCGCGACCTCCCCGGCGCTCGCCTCGGCGTCGCTCCCGGCCTCGGCGCCCCGCCGGGGTTGGCTCTGGGTCGTCGGTGCCGTCGCCGTGGCGGTCGGCATCGGCCTCGCGGCGCTGGTGCTCCGTTCGCCGTCGGTGCCGCCCGCGCCGGGGACCACGAGCCCCGTGGTGACGCCGCTCCCGGTGGCCGCGGAGACGCTGCCGGCGCCGGTCGGGACGCCGTTCGGGCTGCCGGAGTCGACGGCGACCCCCACCGCGACGCCGGAGCCGACGCTCGAGCTCAAGCTGCCGACCTTCGCGCCGCGTCCCACCGAGGCGCCGACCGCCGCACCGCCGCCGGAGGTCGCGACGCCCGAGCCGTCGCCCGTCGAGCCGCCGCCGGAGGTCGCGACGCCCGGACCGCCGATCGCCGAGGTCTACCGCTGCCAGATCGCTGCGGAGTTCCACATCGATCCCGAAGAGGCGCGGGTGTCGATCGACGGTCGCGACATCGGGACCTCCGACGACTGGGACGACACCGGCGGCGGCAAGCAGTGGCGCTTCGACACGACCGGTCGCCACCTTGCCAGCCTCTCGCTGGCGGGCTACCAGACGGTGTGGATCGAGCTGGCGACCGACCTCGGGGCGGAGGACGAGGTCTGCAACGTCGACCTCGAGCTGAAGAAGGTGAAGCGCCGGTGA
- a CDS encoding phosphatase PAP2 family protein gives MARRRTNDGGRRVDARAGGPPGFEATDWLSLAYHTGLFLLLATAGPAGRLGEWRGWAVGHLASAVAIVWLVTRQESTGVLALLRRWYPVISLLWLYGEVGALRHLVVAADLDPILVRWDAALFRSEPHLALPRVLPVWALEALHGVYASYYLLLFVPGLLAMRRAGESVRRYIAVLNAAMLVHYVAGILLPISGPVARRAEVIPTGRLFIPMMDALYALFDRGGMAFPSTHVAATVIAAGFAGRWFPAARGLFWALAAAIGFSTVACCYHYALDAVAGLATGFAALGIAGLAAGERRKGPQPRRRR, from the coding sequence GTGGCACGACGGCGCACGAACGACGGGGGCCGCCGGGTCGACGCCCGGGCTGGCGGCCCTCCGGGATTCGAAGCGACCGACTGGCTCTCTCTCGCCTACCACACCGGGCTCTTCCTGCTGCTCGCCACCGCCGGTCCGGCGGGGCGGCTCGGCGAATGGCGGGGCTGGGCGGTCGGACACCTGGCCTCCGCGGTGGCGATCGTCTGGCTCGTCACGCGGCAGGAGTCGACCGGGGTTCTGGCGCTGCTGCGGCGCTGGTACCCGGTGATCTCGCTGCTCTGGCTCTACGGCGAAGTGGGCGCGCTGCGCCACCTCGTCGTCGCCGCCGACCTCGACCCGATCCTCGTGCGCTGGGACGCGGCGCTCTTCCGCAGCGAGCCGCATCTGGCGCTGCCGCGGGTGCTGCCGGTCTGGGCCCTCGAGGCGCTCCACGGCGTCTACGCGAGCTACTACCTGCTGCTCTTCGTCCCCGGCCTCCTCGCCATGCGCCGGGCCGGCGAGTCGGTGCGGCGCTACATCGCGGTGCTCAACGCGGCGATGCTCGTCCACTACGTCGCCGGGATCCTCCTGCCGATCTCGGGCCCGGTGGCGCGTCGCGCCGAGGTCATCCCGACGGGCCGGCTGTTCATCCCGATGATGGACGCGCTCTACGCGCTCTTCGACCGCGGCGGCATGGCATTCCCCTCGACGCACGTGGCGGCCACGGTGATTGCCGCCGGGTTTGCCGGACGCTGGTTCCCGGCCGCCCGCGGGCTCTTCTGGGCGCTCGCCGCGGCGATCGGCTTCTCGACGGTGGCCTGCTGCTACCACTACGCCCTCGACGCGGTCGCGGGTCTGGCGACCGGCTTCGCTGCCCTGGGGATCGCCGGCCTGGCCGCCGGCGAGCGCCGGAAGGGCCCGCAGCCGCGCCGACGTCGCTGA
- the rocF gene encoding arginase yields MASTTRRTVAVLGVPMDHGQGRRGVDMGPSALRYSHLDEILESLGCEVLDLGDVEVPVVESLHLDWRQEHGGLVFLKTIARACEETIRRLAELDPQVFPIVLGGDHSIAIGSVTGCARRERTGVVWVDAHGDFNVPATSPSGNIHGMPLAALCGRGEPRLVDLGWPGPKLRGEDVVLIGIRDLDDGEKRLMREAGVTVYTMKEVDRLGITRIAEETLGRLAHLPRLHVSLDADALDPEVAPGVGTPVPGGLTYREAHLLMELFADARRVTSLDLVEVNPILDRENRTARLMVELAASLLGKSIF; encoded by the coding sequence ATGGCTTCGACGACTCGCAGGACCGTTGCCGTACTCGGCGTTCCGATGGACCACGGCCAGGGGCGCCGCGGCGTCGACATGGGACCGAGCGCCTTGCGCTACAGCCACCTCGACGAGATCCTCGAGTCGCTCGGCTGCGAGGTGCTCGACCTCGGCGACGTCGAGGTGCCGGTCGTCGAGTCGCTGCACCTCGACTGGCGCCAGGAGCACGGGGGTCTCGTCTTCCTCAAGACGATCGCGCGCGCCTGCGAGGAGACGATCCGCCGCCTCGCCGAGCTCGACCCCCAGGTCTTCCCCATCGTCCTCGGCGGCGACCACTCGATCGCCATCGGCTCGGTCACCGGCTGTGCGCGCCGCGAACGCACCGGTGTCGTCTGGGTCGATGCCCACGGCGACTTCAACGTGCCGGCCACTTCGCCCTCCGGCAACATCCACGGCATGCCGCTCGCCGCCCTCTGCGGACGCGGCGAGCCACGGCTCGTCGACCTCGGCTGGCCGGGTCCCAAGCTGCGCGGCGAGGACGTCGTGCTGATCGGTATCCGCGATCTCGACGACGGCGAGAAGCGCCTCATGCGCGAGGCCGGGGTCACCGTCTACACGATGAAGGAGGTCGACCGCCTCGGCATCACGCGGATCGCCGAGGAGACGCTCGGCCGGCTCGCCCACCTGCCGCGGCTCCACGTCTCGCTCGACGCCGACGCCCTCGACCCCGAGGTCGCGCCGGGCGTCGGCACGCCGGTGCCAGGCGGCCTCACCTACCGCGAGGCGCACCTGCTGATGGAGCTCTTCGCCGACGCGCGCCGGGTGACCAGTCTCGATCTCGTCGAGGTCAATCCGATCCTCGACCGCGAGAACCGCACCGCCCGCCTGATGGTCGAGCTCGCCGCGAGCCTGCTCGGCAAGTCGATCTTCTGA
- a CDS encoding GGDEF domain-containing protein: MPRSVAGNEARGRLSPMRLGRFGPSALLLFVAGVGAAAGLCSGLALVRGRSGEPPTVAPVEQGLWSAAVSGVVDTSPALAPLLAMLLAALVAPRFREAAVVRRTRELGEQVEQRTRELARANAELDRIAHLDPLTQVANRRVFDRQLLELRETNARVGLVLVDVDRFKSINDRFGHAVGDLVLQRLAEALSVAAAGRERVARIGGDEFALLVPLGAEDDPAGVAMRVVAELERTRLDIPGLDVGVSLGWALAEPGDSRASLFLCADAALYRAKRGGIGLWSASGPGIAWTEVGDGDEMPDPLSDTAELAVIAPLDAAPPTPF, translated from the coding sequence GTGCCGCGGTCGGTGGCCGGGAATGAGGCGCGCGGCCGGCTGTCGCCGATGCGGCTGGGGCGTTTCGGGCCGTCGGCGCTCCTTCTTTTCGTCGCCGGGGTCGGTGCCGCCGCGGGCCTTTGCTCCGGTCTCGCTCTGGTGCGCGGGAGGAGCGGGGAGCCGCCCACCGTCGCCCCGGTCGAGCAGGGACTCTGGAGCGCTGCGGTCTCGGGTGTCGTCGATACCTCCCCAGCCCTCGCCCCGCTGCTCGCGATGCTGCTCGCCGCGCTCGTCGCGCCCCGGTTTCGCGAGGCGGCCGTGGTGCGGCGGACCCGCGAGCTTGGCGAGCAGGTGGAGCAGCGGACCCGCGAGCTGGCCCGCGCCAACGCCGAGCTCGATCGCATCGCGCATCTCGATCCCCTGACCCAGGTGGCCAACCGGCGGGTGTTCGACCGCCAGCTCCTCGAGTTGCGTGAGACGAACGCGCGTGTCGGTCTCGTCCTGGTCGACGTCGATCGCTTCAAGTCGATCAACGACCGGTTCGGCCATGCGGTCGGCGATCTCGTCCTGCAGCGGCTCGCCGAAGCGCTGAGCGTGGCGGCCGCGGGGCGCGAGCGTGTCGCGCGCATCGGCGGTGACGAGTTCGCGCTGCTCGTGCCGCTGGGTGCGGAGGACGACCCGGCAGGCGTGGCGATGCGCGTGGTCGCCGAGCTCGAGCGCACCCGCCTCGACATCCCCGGGCTCGACGTCGGCGTCTCGCTCGGCTGGGCTCTCGCCGAGCCGGGCGATTCGCGCGCCAGCCTGTTCCTCTGCGCCGACGCGGCGCTCTATCGCGCCAAGCGCGGCGGCATCGGGCTCTGGAGTGCGAGCGGCCCCGGCATCGCCTGGACAGAGGTGGGCGACGGCGACGAGATGCCGGACCCGCTCTCGGACACCGCCGAGCTCGCCGTCATCGCTCCGCTGGATGCGGCGCCGCCGACGCCCTTCTGA
- a CDS encoding aminopeptidase P family protein, whose product MSDIALVNRLPRIQQALADAGLDGWIFAVFQQNDPVSLDLLALGGRNLVTRRCYYLVPRQGEPRKLVHTLEEGMLDHLPGAKTKYLRWQEHRAELATLVAGCKRLAAQYSPGNELPAVSRLDAGTAELLAACGIELVSSADLVQEFAAVWSPEQLESHRRANTRLHEIVKEAFARVASALRAGQPIHERDVQVFLLESFERSAMWSEGDPIVGVNAHAADPHYETLAEGSSPIVRGDFLLIDLWAKEKTPEAIYGDITWCGVCAEAPTARQQEIWSIAAAARDAGIALVQARYPAHEIRGFEVDDATRAVIDRAGYGQYFFHRTGHSIGTKDHGQGANMDNLETHDTRRLLPMTGFSIEPGIYLPGEFGVRTEVNIALTPTFAEVTGGEPQRELLRLLA is encoded by the coding sequence ATGTCCGACATCGCCCTCGTCAACCGCCTGCCGCGCATTCAACAGGCCCTCGCCGACGCCGGTCTCGACGGCTGGATCTTCGCCGTCTTCCAACAGAACGACCCCGTCTCGCTCGACCTGCTCGCGCTCGGCGGCCGCAACCTGGTGACGCGCCGCTGCTACTACCTCGTGCCGCGCCAGGGCGAGCCGCGCAAGCTCGTCCACACCCTCGAGGAGGGGATGCTCGACCATCTGCCGGGGGCGAAGACGAAATACCTGCGCTGGCAGGAGCATCGCGCCGAGCTGGCGACGCTCGTCGCCGGCTGCAAGCGCCTCGCCGCGCAGTACAGTCCGGGCAACGAGCTGCCGGCGGTCTCGCGCCTCGACGCCGGCACGGCGGAGCTGCTCGCCGCCTGCGGCATCGAGCTTGTGTCGTCGGCCGATCTGGTCCAGGAGTTCGCCGCCGTCTGGTCGCCCGAGCAGCTCGAGAGCCACCGGCGCGCCAACACGCGGCTGCACGAGATCGTCAAGGAGGCCTTCGCCCGCGTCGCCTCGGCGCTGCGCGCCGGACAACCGATCCACGAACGCGACGTCCAGGTCTTCCTCCTCGAATCGTTCGAGCGTTCGGCGATGTGGAGCGAGGGGGACCCGATCGTCGGCGTCAACGCGCACGCCGCCGATCCGCACTACGAAACGCTCGCCGAGGGCTCGTCGCCGATCGTCCGCGGCGACTTCCTGCTCATCGACCTGTGGGCCAAGGAGAAGACGCCCGAGGCGATCTACGGCGACATCACCTGGTGCGGCGTCTGCGCCGAGGCGCCCACCGCGCGCCAGCAGGAGATCTGGTCGATCGCCGCAGCAGCGCGTGACGCCGGCATCGCCCTGGTGCAGGCACGCTACCCGGCGCACGAGATCCGCGGCTTCGAGGTGGACGACGCAACCCGCGCGGTGATCGACCGGGCCGGCTACGGACAGTACTTCTTCCACCGCACCGGCCACTCGATCGGCACCAAGGACCACGGTCAGGGGGCGAACATGGACAACCTCGAGACGCACGACACGCGTCGCCTGCTGCCGATGACCGGCTTCTCGATCGAGCCGGGCATCTACCTGCCGGGCGAGTTCGGGGTGCGCACCGAGGTCAACATCGCCCTGACGCCGACGTTCGCCGAGGTCACCGGCGGCGAGCCGCAGCGCGAGTTGCTCCGGCTGCTCGCCTGA
- the arsS gene encoding arsenosugar biosynthesis radical SAM protein ArsS (Some members of this family are selenoproteins.): MATTAAGPKAASSLVHRGSPLAAPAEQLRRLGALPLVDADGRPAAFARSLAACGWPELTPAALEIFQINLGKLCNMTCRHCHVDAGPDRVTENMDRATVELCLAALDQTPCHTVDLTGGAPELNPHFAFLVDECVRRGLHVIDRCNLTVLLLPRFRDLPAWLGERGVEVVCSLPHHRMRNTDAQRGDGTFERSIEALRRLNAAGYGKGDPRRVLTLVSNPAGAFLAGDQRAMQKEWRESLERHHDVAFDRLIALNNMPIARYLDWLEASGNLESYAALLLAAFNPATVAGLMCRNTLSVSWDGRLFDCDFNQMLDLPVAPPGGGMQLRDFDPARLATRRIVTARHCYGCTAGAGSSCGGATSSG, encoded by the coding sequence CTGGCGACGACGGCGGCCGGGCCGAAGGCCGCGTCGAGCCTCGTGCATCGCGGCTCGCCGCTCGCCGCGCCCGCCGAGCAGTTGCGGCGCCTCGGCGCTCTGCCGCTCGTCGACGCCGACGGGCGGCCCGCTGCCTTCGCTCGCTCCCTTGCCGCCTGCGGCTGGCCCGAGCTCACCCCCGCCGCGCTGGAGATCTTCCAGATCAACCTCGGCAAGCTCTGCAACATGACCTGTCGCCATTGCCACGTCGACGCCGGCCCCGACCGGGTGACGGAGAACATGGACCGGGCCACCGTCGAGCTCTGCCTCGCCGCCCTCGACCAGACCCCGTGTCACACCGTCGACCTGACCGGCGGTGCACCGGAGCTCAACCCGCACTTCGCCTTCCTCGTCGACGAATGCGTGCGCCGCGGCCTGCACGTCATCGACCGCTGCAACCTGACGGTGCTCCTGCTGCCACGCTTCCGCGATCTGCCCGCCTGGCTGGGCGAACGCGGCGTCGAGGTCGTCTGCTCGCTCCCCCACCACCGGATGCGCAATACCGACGCCCAGCGCGGTGACGGCACCTTCGAGCGCTCGATCGAGGCACTGCGGCGGCTCAACGCCGCCGGCTACGGGAAGGGCGATCCACGCCGCGTGCTGACGCTGGTCTCCAACCCGGCCGGGGCCTTTCTCGCCGGCGACCAGCGAGCGATGCAGAAGGAATGGCGCGAGTCGCTCGAGCGCCACCACGACGTCGCCTTCGACCGGTTGATCGCCTTGAACAACATGCCGATCGCCCGCTACCTCGACTGGCTCGAGGCGAGCGGCAACCTCGAAAGCTACGCCGCGCTGCTGCTCGCCGCGTTCAACCCGGCCACGGTCGCCGGACTGATGTGCCGCAACACACTCTCCGTCTCATGGGACGGCCGTCTGTTCGACTGCGATTTCAATCAGATGCTCGATCTTCCCGTCGCGCCGCCGGGCGGAGGGATGCAGCTGCGCGACTTCGACCCGGCGCGACTGGCGACGCGCCGGATCGTGACGGCCCGGCACTGCTACGGCTGCACGGCCGGCGCCGGAAGCTCCTGCGGCGGAGCGACGAGCTCCGGCTGA
- a CDS encoding N-acetyltransferase, which produces MIDVAPVRDRRTREAFLRLPWRLYRDRPAWVAPLLAERRRFLDRQRNPFFRHSEAELFLARRGGAVVGRIAAVHNRRHLDAWGDGAGFFGFFECEDDAAAAGALLDAAARWVRERGLTRLRGPMSFTINDESGLLLDAFDRPPVLLMPYNPPYYRALLEGWGLSKVQDLLAYRLEVPAILPQRLARAEELVAAAPGLVIRPVDLAHFREEVDRIHRVHSAAWAENWGAVPLAAEEIAELARELLPIVVPELALLAEQDGEPVGVSITLPDFHEVLAHLEGRLLPTGWLRALWWKRRITGVRVLILGVVREHRRRGIEAAMVARTVRAAMARGYRSGELSWILESNGPMRRLLERLGARVDKTYRVYEKAI; this is translated from the coding sequence TTGATCGACGTCGCGCCGGTCCGCGATCGCCGTACGCGCGAGGCGTTCCTGCGCCTGCCGTGGCGGCTCTACCGCGATCGTCCGGCGTGGGTGGCGCCGCTGCTGGCCGAGCGGCGGCGCTTCCTCGACCGGCAACGGAACCCGTTCTTCCGTCATTCCGAGGCCGAGCTCTTCCTCGCCCGGCGCGGCGGCGCGGTGGTCGGGCGGATCGCCGCGGTGCACAATCGCCGGCACCTCGACGCCTGGGGCGACGGTGCGGGCTTCTTCGGCTTCTTCGAATGCGAGGATGACGCCGCGGCGGCGGGTGCCCTGCTCGATGCCGCCGCCCGGTGGGTGCGCGAACGCGGTCTCACGCGCTTGCGCGGTCCGATGAGCTTCACCATCAACGACGAGAGCGGCCTGCTGCTCGACGCCTTCGACCGTCCGCCGGTGCTGCTCATGCCCTACAACCCGCCGTACTACCGCGCGCTGCTCGAGGGTTGGGGGCTTTCCAAGGTCCAGGACCTGCTGGCCTACCGGTTGGAGGTCCCCGCGATCCTGCCGCAGCGGCTGGCGCGGGCCGAGGAGCTCGTCGCGGCCGCGCCCGGTCTGGTCATCCGTCCGGTCGATCTCGCGCACTTTCGCGAGGAGGTCGACCGGATCCACCGGGTGCACAGCGCCGCCTGGGCGGAGAACTGGGGTGCGGTGCCACTCGCCGCCGAGGAGATCGCCGAGCTGGCCAGGGAGCTGCTGCCGATCGTCGTGCCCGAGCTCGCCCTGCTCGCCGAGCAGGACGGCGAGCCGGTGGGCGTCTCGATCACCCTGCCGGACTTCCACGAAGTGCTGGCGCATCTCGAGGGTCGCCTGCTGCCGACCGGCTGGCTGCGCGCCCTCTGGTGGAAGCGGCGGATCACCGGGGTGCGCGTGCTGATCCTCGGGGTGGTGCGGGAGCATCGGCGACGCGGGATCGAGGCGGCGATGGTGGCGCGGACGGTGCGGGCGGCGATGGCACGGGGGTATCGCTCGGGCGAGCTCTCGTGGATCCTCGAATCGAACGGCCCGATGCGCCGACTGCTCGAGCGCCTCGGAGCTCGAGTGGACAAGACCTACCGCGTCTATGAGAAGGCGATCTGA